The Candidatus Binatus sp. DNA window AATCGCCACTCAGTCGCGGGATTACTCGGCGCATCATCGAGCGTATCGCCCGACCTCAGCATAAATCGTTTGATGACGCCGAAGCCGAGCACGACCTGGCTGACGATGAACGCTGCGAATGCGCAACACGGCATGAAAGTAGTGCCCTCACTGAGTTCATCGTATAAGGCGCAGTCCAAAGTCAAATGCGCAGCTTTGACGCCAGCCGACCGCCTCGTACTCCTGCTTCGCTTCCGCGTCGAGCGCCCCGCCCGCTATGCAGCCCGCACGCGCCGCGGCGCCCTGACTTGGGATTTCGCGGGGGCGCGCGCTGTTATACAAATCATTAATCGGCTTTTGATTAGTTCAGCGCCGCCGATCCGGTCGCGGCAGGAAAACAAAGGACACATGGCAGACAACGACAACAAAAATTCTCTACGATCCAACAGCAGCGTCCTGGTCGATGGTCCCTCGCGCGCGCCGGCGCGCGCGATGCTCAAGGCGGTCGGCTTTACCGACGAAGACCTGAGCAAGCCGCTGATCGCGGTCGCGCATACCTGGATCGAAATCATGCCGTGCAACGCTCATCTGCGGGATCTCGCCGAGCACGTGAAGCGGGGTATTCGCGCCGCCGGCGCGACGCCGATCGAATTCAACACGATCGCCGTGTGCGACGGAATCTCGATGGGCACGGCTGGGATGCGCGCGTCGCTCATAAGCCGCGAAGTGATAGCCGACTCGATCGAGCTCACCGTGCGCGGGCATCTGTTCGACGCCGTGGTGGCGATGTCGGGATGCGACAAGACGATCCCGGCGACGGTGATGGCGTTGCAGCGGCTCGACCTGCCCTCGCTGATGATTTACGGCGGATCGATCCAGCCCGGGCGCTTCGGCGATCAGCAGGTTTCGATTCAAGACGTGTTCGAGGCGGTCGGGGCGCATTCGGCGGGCAAGATGAAGCTCGAAGACCTCAAGCGGCTCGAGGATGTCGCGTGTCCCGGGGTCGGCGCATGCGGCGGCCAGTTCACCGCCAACACGATGGCCACGGCGACCGAGCTTTTGGGCATCTCGCCGATGGGCTCGAACAGCATTCCTGCGACCGATCCGAAAAAGCCCGAGAGCGCTTTCCAGGCTGGGCGGCTCGTCGTCGATTTGCTCAAGCGCAACCTTCGGCCGAGCCGGATAATCACCAGGAAGGCGCTCGAGAATGCGATCGCGGCGGTCGCGATGACGGGCGGATCGACCAACGCGGTGCTGCACTTGCTCGCGATCGCGCACGAAGCGGGAATCGCGCTCGACATCGACGACTTCGACCGGATCAGCTCGCGCACTCCTATCCTCGCCGACTTGAAGCCGGGCGGCCGTTTCCTAGCCACCGACATGTACAAGGCGGGCGGGATTCCGCTGATCGCCAAACGCCTGAAGGAAGCCGGGCTGCTCCACGAAGGCGAACTCACCGTGACGGGCAAAACGATCGGGGTCGAAGCCGACGCGGCGCGCGAGACGCCGGGGCAGGAAGTCGTGCATTCAATCTCGAAGCCAATCAAGCAAACCGGCGGGCTCGTGATCCTCAAGGGCAACCTCGCGCCGGAAGGATGCGTGGTGAAAGTCGCGGGCCATGAACGCATGACGCATCGCGGGCCCGCGCGCGTCTTCGACTGCGAAGACGATGCGTTCAAGGCGGTGTCGAAGCAGCAGATCAAAGCCGGCGACGTCGTCGTGATCCGCTACGAGGGACCCCGCGGCGCGCCCGGGATGCCCGAGATGCTGGGCGTCACGGCGGCGCTGTCGGGGCAGGGCCTGGGAGAATCGGTCGGACTGCTGACGGACGGGCGTTTTTCAGGCGCGACGCACGGCCTGATGGCGGGACACGTCGCGCCGGAAGCGGCGGTCGGCGGACCGATCGCGGCGATTCGCGACGGCGACGTAATCACCTTCGACATCGCCAAGCGCAGACTCGACGTCGATCTTACCGATGCGGAGATCAAGGCGCGGCTGAAGGATTGGAAAGCGCCGGAGCCTCATTATAAGAGCGGCGTGATGGCCAAGTACGCGCAGTCGGTATCGTCGTCGTCGCGCGGTGCTGTAACGAATTGAGGGAGTCAATCGAAACGACAGCGGCGGCGCTCGCGCG harbors:
- the ilvD gene encoding dihydroxy-acid dehydratase; amino-acid sequence: MADNDNKNSLRSNSSVLVDGPSRAPARAMLKAVGFTDEDLSKPLIAVAHTWIEIMPCNAHLRDLAEHVKRGIRAAGATPIEFNTIAVCDGISMGTAGMRASLISREVIADSIELTVRGHLFDAVVAMSGCDKTIPATVMALQRLDLPSLMIYGGSIQPGRFGDQQVSIQDVFEAVGAHSAGKMKLEDLKRLEDVACPGVGACGGQFTANTMATATELLGISPMGSNSIPATDPKKPESAFQAGRLVVDLLKRNLRPSRIITRKALENAIAAVAMTGGSTNAVLHLLAIAHEAGIALDIDDFDRISSRTPILADLKPGGRFLATDMYKAGGIPLIAKRLKEAGLLHEGELTVTGKTIGVEADAARETPGQEVVHSISKPIKQTGGLVILKGNLAPEGCVVKVAGHERMTHRGPARVFDCEDDAFKAVSKQQIKAGDVVVIRYEGPRGAPGMPEMLGVTAALSGQGLGESVGLLTDGRFSGATHGLMAGHVAPEAAVGGPIAAIRDGDVITFDIAKRRLDVDLTDAEIKARLKDWKAPEPHYKSGVMAKYAQSVSSSSRGAVTN